The Candidatus Hydrogenedentota bacterium genome includes a window with the following:
- a CDS encoding XRE family transcriptional regulator — MTPSNKHLGSSFDDFLAEENLLAECETQALKEIIAIQIRQSMETEGLSKTPMARRMNTSRPALERLLDPGNTSVTLHTLQRAAQAIGKRLRLERIGPN; from the coding sequence ATGACACCCTCAAACAAACATCTCGGATCTTCCTTCGACGATTTCCTCGCCGAAGAAAATCTCCTCGCGGAATGCGAGACCCAGGCCCTCAAAGAGATCATCGCGATCCAGATTCGTCAATCCATGGAGACCGAAGGACTTTCCAAGACCCCCATGGCCCGCCGCATGAACACCAGCCGTCCCGCCCTGGAGCGACTTCTCGATCCCGGTAATACCTCCGTGACCCTGCACACCCTCCAACGCGCCGCTCAAGCCATAGGAAAACGCCTCCGCCTCGAACGCATTGGACCCAATTGA
- a CDS encoding family 78 glycoside hydrolase catalytic domain, whose translation MYGLPNVAILIALAFSAAGEGPGAPRRLRCEYAVNPLAIDVEAPRLSWEVTDSRRGACQFAYEVQAARHEDDLQAEVNLLWSTGKVDSDQSIHVPYGGAEPGAGKRVYWRVRTWDNAGVASPWSEVAFWQRGLKPDDRKAQWITLDERREGTQPVFGDWIWHPVLTDDEDTRYFRKIVELPEDAVVQSAQLWGAANNEFYCHVNGEYAGGCDEWKAVEAKEFGALLKPGKNIFAIRGVHDRLAAGFTFGARIELADGQAIEVRSDTEWRCHDDKPEGWQSAEFDDTAWVPAKFMGRYGETPYEAAGERLPSRSIALRKDFAARGDVVRANVFASGLGVYQLFLNGQRVGKDELAPGWTHFKKRVQYQAYDVTDLLREGDNAIGMLLGNGWWGGCMAGAWKDGNHRGIAQLEITYANGEKEIVVSDESWRGTESPIVSDSIYNGEVHDARLEMPGWNAPGFDASAWRGVAPAEQSTDVLTAHVGPPIQVTEEIKPVSVTELKPGVFIFDFGQNAAGRARLTVRGEAGTAVQIRHAEVLNPDATLHTEILRGAKCTDTYILKGGEEEVWEPAFTYRGFRYAEVTGYPGTPTKDALTFRVMHANTPRIGEFTCSEDIINRVQKNTVWGARSNFYSVPTDCPQRDERLGWTGDMQLFLPAAAMNFDIAGYMTKWMADIVDSRNEDGSIPDVIPALSAAPGAPGWSDVVVTLPWSMLRYYGDMHIVEESKEAMEGHLAFMRAMAKDGLFSRGRYGDWVALEDTPRDSLAGAYQYLSTTRLSEMSSTVGEETIASTLDKEAAQIADRYNTRYFDVAEKRYQTGSQTAQVIPLAFGIAQGDHRATAIAALTVNLHARNNHLATGFIGSAYLMPALSDSGLGDLAGVLANNRTFPSWGYMAESGATTIWERWNSDTEEATKSGMNSFNHFTFGSVSQWYFEYLLGIRPLAPGFKAIEIKPHVEAATWARGSYHAMYGPIRCEWNRENGFTMTVEIPANTSAVIVPPVKCDADNWEGVSELEDGRSAFKVGAGRYTFVARK comes from the coding sequence ATGTACGGCCTGCCCAACGTCGCTATACTTATCGCACTGGCTTTCTCGGCCGCGGGTGAAGGACCAGGCGCGCCCCGGCGACTTCGATGCGAGTACGCCGTCAATCCCCTCGCCATAGACGTTGAAGCGCCGCGACTCTCCTGGGAGGTAACAGATTCCCGACGTGGCGCGTGCCAATTCGCGTATGAGGTCCAGGCTGCCCGCCACGAGGACGATCTTCAGGCGGAAGTCAACCTGTTGTGGAGCACCGGCAAGGTGGACTCCGATCAGTCCATCCATGTGCCCTACGGGGGGGCCGAACCCGGCGCGGGAAAGCGGGTCTACTGGCGCGTGCGCACGTGGGACAACGCGGGCGTGGCGTCGCCCTGGTCTGAGGTGGCTTTCTGGCAGCGGGGGCTTAAGCCAGACGATCGGAAGGCCCAGTGGATCACGCTGGACGAGCGCCGCGAAGGCACCCAGCCGGTCTTCGGCGACTGGATCTGGCACCCGGTGCTGACGGATGACGAGGATACCCGTTATTTTCGCAAGATTGTCGAGCTGCCGGAAGACGCGGTGGTGCAATCGGCCCAGCTCTGGGGCGCGGCAAACAACGAGTTCTACTGCCACGTGAACGGCGAATATGCGGGAGGGTGCGACGAATGGAAGGCGGTGGAGGCGAAAGAATTCGGCGCGCTGCTGAAGCCCGGCAAAAACATTTTTGCGATTCGCGGTGTGCACGATCGGCTTGCGGCGGGCTTCACCTTCGGCGCGCGTATCGAACTGGCGGATGGCCAGGCGATCGAAGTGCGCTCCGACACGGAATGGAGATGTCACGACGACAAGCCCGAGGGCTGGCAGTCGGCCGAATTTGACGATACCGCTTGGGTCCCCGCGAAGTTCATGGGCCGCTATGGCGAGACGCCCTATGAAGCGGCGGGCGAGCGCCTGCCGAGCCGCTCCATCGCCCTGCGCAAGGATTTCGCCGCGCGGGGCGATGTCGTCCGCGCCAATGTTTTCGCCAGCGGCCTGGGCGTCTACCAGCTTTTCCTGAACGGCCAGCGGGTGGGAAAAGACGAACTCGCACCCGGTTGGACGCACTTCAAGAAGCGCGTGCAGTACCAGGCCTATGACGTGACCGATCTTCTCCGCGAGGGCGACAACGCAATCGGCATGCTCCTGGGCAACGGCTGGTGGGGCGGCTGCATGGCGGGCGCGTGGAAGGACGGTAACCACCGCGGTATCGCGCAACTCGAGATCACCTATGCCAACGGCGAGAAGGAAATCGTCGTTTCCGACGAAAGCTGGCGCGGCACGGAGTCGCCCATCGTCTCCGACAGCATCTACAATGGCGAGGTGCACGATGCGCGGCTGGAAATGCCGGGGTGGAACGCGCCCGGCTTCGATGCAAGCGCCTGGCGTGGTGTTGCGCCGGCGGAACAATCCACCGACGTACTCACGGCCCACGTGGGGCCGCCGATTCAGGTGACGGAAGAAATTAAGCCGGTTTCAGTCACCGAATTGAAGCCCGGCGTGTTCATCTTCGACTTCGGCCAGAACGCGGCGGGCCGCGCGCGGCTGACGGTGCGCGGCGAAGCGGGCACGGCGGTGCAAATCCGCCACGCCGAAGTGCTCAATCCCGATGCCACACTCCACACGGAAATCCTGCGCGGCGCGAAGTGTACCGATACCTACATTCTCAAGGGCGGCGAAGAGGAGGTGTGGGAGCCCGCCTTTACCTATCGCGGCTTCCGCTATGCGGAGGTAACGGGCTACCCCGGCACACCCACCAAAGACGCGCTGACGTTTCGCGTGATGCATGCGAACACGCCCCGGATCGGCGAGTTCACCTGCTCCGAAGATATCATCAACCGTGTGCAGAAGAATACTGTCTGGGGCGCGCGCTCGAATTTCTACAGCGTGCCCACGGATTGTCCCCAGCGCGACGAACGCCTCGGCTGGACGGGAGACATGCAGCTCTTTCTGCCTGCGGCCGCGATGAACTTCGACATCGCGGGCTACATGACCAAGTGGATGGCCGACATCGTGGATTCGCGCAATGAAGACGGATCGATCCCCGACGTAATACCGGCCCTCAGCGCCGCGCCCGGCGCGCCGGGCTGGTCCGACGTCGTGGTGACGCTCCCGTGGAGCATGCTGCGCTATTACGGCGACATGCACATAGTCGAAGAGAGCAAAGAGGCGATGGAAGGGCACCTCGCGTTCATGCGCGCCATGGCGAAGGACGGGCTCTTCTCGCGCGGGCGCTACGGCGACTGGGTCGCGTTGGAAGACACCCCCCGCGATTCGCTGGCGGGCGCCTATCAATACCTGTCCACAACGCGCCTTTCCGAGATGTCAAGTACAGTAGGTGAGGAAACAATTGCATCCACGCTGGACAAGGAAGCCGCCCAAATCGCGGATCGCTACAACACCCGCTACTTCGATGTCGCCGAAAAGCGCTATCAGACAGGCTCCCAGACGGCCCAGGTGATTCCGCTGGCCTTTGGGATCGCCCAGGGCGATCATCGCGCCACCGCGATCGCGGCCCTCACCGTCAATCTGCACGCGCGAAACAACCACCTCGCCACCGGTTTCATCGGCTCGGCCTATCTCATGCCCGCGCTGAGCGACAGCGGCCTCGGCGATCTGGCCGGGGTTCTGGCGAACAACCGCACCTTTCCCTCCTGGGGCTACATGGCCGAATCCGGCGCGACCACCATCTGGGAGCGATGGAACAGCGACACGGAAGAAGCCACCAAGTCGGGAATGAACTCCTTCAACCATTTCACCTTCGGCAGCGTGAGCCAGTGGTACTTCGAGTATCTGCTGGGGATTCGCCCTCTGGCGCCGGGTTTCAAAGCGATCGAGATCAAACCCCATGTCGAGGCGGCGACCTGGGCCAGGGGCAGCTACCACGCCATGTATGGCCCCATCCGCTGCGAATGGAACCGGGAGAACGGGTTTACCATGACGGTGGAGATCCCGGCGAATACGAGCGCGGTGATCGTGCCGCCGGTGAAATGCGATGCTGACAATTGGGAAGGCGTAAGCGAGTTGGAGGATGGTCGCTCGGCCTTCAAGGTGGGCGCGGGCCGATATACTTTCGTGGCGCGGAAGTGA
- a CDS encoding phosphatidylinositol-specific phospholipase C/glycerophosphodiester phosphodiesterase family protein produces MLGCLLIIRWAYGEEIASTTAGPSLLPNAHSHNDYLRERPLLDALERGFCSVEADIFLVDGQLLVAHDRDKCTPERTLDALYLKPLWERFQAHGAVYPQAAPFTLLIDIKADGEAAYAALDRQLTVYDAMLTHFTDTATEHGAVTVVISGDRAIDTILKSSPRRAGIDGRLSDLEGPLNPHQMPLISDNWLKHFKWMGQGAMPEAQTEKLATMVKKAHDGGARLRFWATPQHEGIWRALHAAGVDLLNADDLAKLQAVLVGGA; encoded by the coding sequence ATCCTCGGCTGTCTCCTGATCATCCGCTGGGCCTATGGGGAAGAGATCGCCTCCACCACCGCCGGGCCCTCCCTGCTTCCCAATGCCCATTCCCACAATGACTACCTCCGGGAGCGCCCCTTGCTTGATGCGCTCGAACGGGGCTTCTGTTCGGTGGAAGCCGACATATTTCTGGTTGACGGCCAGTTGCTTGTCGCCCATGATCGCGACAAGTGCACGCCCGAGCGCACCCTGGATGCACTCTATTTGAAGCCCCTCTGGGAGCGTTTCCAGGCCCACGGCGCGGTCTATCCTCAGGCCGCCCCATTCACCCTCCTGATCGACATCAAGGCCGACGGCGAGGCCGCCTATGCCGCCCTGGACCGGCAACTGACCGTATACGACGCCATGCTGACCCATTTCACCGATACCGCGACGGAACACGGCGCCGTGACGGTGGTGATTTCCGGTGACCGGGCCATCGACACGATCCTGAAATCGAGTCCCCGGCGCGCGGGAATCGACGGGCGTCTATCGGACTTGGAGGGTCCCCTGAACCCCCACCAGATGCCCCTGATCAGCGACAACTGGCTGAAGCATTTCAAGTGGATGGGCCAGGGCGCCATGCCGGAAGCCCAGACGGAGAAACTGGCGACCATGGTGAAGAAGGCCCACGACGGCGGCGCGCGCCTTCGCTTTTGGGCCACCCCGCAGCACGAAGGGATCTGGCGCGCCCTTCACGCGGCGGGGGTCGACTTGTTGAACGCGGATGACCTGGCGAAGCTGCAAGCCGTGCTGGTCGGCGGCGCCTAG
- a CDS encoding type II toxin-antitoxin system RelE/ParE family toxin: protein MKPVRLHRKAHAESKHIAAHCSGLKPGLGLRFVDDVDRTLMFLRSNPEAFPKVFRNARRTTPRKLPYNLVYLVKETHVLVLAVAHHRQRTNLDQTG, encoded by the coding sequence GTGAAGCCAGTCCGGCTGCACCGAAAAGCGCACGCTGAATCAAAGCACATCGCCGCTCATTGCAGTGGACTCAAGCCGGGATTGGGCCTTCGATTCGTAGATGATGTGGATCGTACGCTTATGTTCTTGAGATCCAACCCCGAAGCGTTTCCGAAAGTTTTTCGAAATGCTCGGCGTACTACGCCGCGGAAGTTACCATACAATCTTGTCTACCTCGTTAAAGAGACACACGTTCTCGTATTGGCCGTCGCGCATCATCGCCAGCGGACGAATCTTGACCAAACCGGCTGA
- a CDS encoding SUMF1/EgtB/PvdO family nonheme iron enzyme, whose amino-acid sequence MSQTEAETVIDQSVFFVGEISFEFSDTVAEGFVISQSPEAGSFAETFSDVNFIVSLGPEGAGEGEGEGEGEGEGEGEGEGEGEGEGEGEIELLSSAGVPAGGFVMGRPYSGTGSLSELPLHNVNLDTYEIGIYEITCGQYAYVLNWAYQLGELENSVGGPYTGGTIYAHGKLIADTYASSLSSPLVFEDGVFTVQSRAGTGGVLFPMEVNPMTHVSWYGAVAFCNWRSEIDQLNPAYDFTTWTRFSPVRNGYRLPTEAEWERAAAWDGTQHWRFGNSSDTLATNQANYWDNSNDSNPLGLSDYPQTSPVAWYDGVNVSPHTGVQTENSVSPVGCYDMSGNVWEWCEDWFSETYYAESPLSNPAGPATGTYKSQRGGSWDTFSDMSRTAGRLGNSLPQATSYGYGFRVARTP is encoded by the coding sequence TTGTCCCAGACCGAAGCCGAAACAGTGATTGATCAGTCGGTCTTTTTCGTGGGTGAGATAAGTTTCGAGTTCAGCGACACCGTCGCTGAGGGTTTTGTCATTTCGCAGTCGCCCGAAGCGGGTTCCTTTGCAGAAACGTTCTCCGACGTGAATTTCATCGTTTCGCTCGGTCCCGAAGGTGCGGGTGAAGGCGAAGGTGAGGGCGAAGGCGAAGGCGAAGGCGAAGGTGAGGGTGAGGGTGAGGGTGAGGGTGAAGGTGAAGGTGAGATCGAATTGCTCTCGTCGGCCGGAGTACCGGCTGGCGGCTTCGTAATGGGTCGGCCGTACTCGGGCACGGGTTCGCTTTCTGAGCTGCCCCTGCACAACGTGAACCTCGATACCTATGAAATTGGCATTTACGAGATTACCTGCGGGCAGTATGCCTACGTCCTGAACTGGGCCTACCAGCTCGGTGAGCTCGAAAACAGCGTGGGCGGCCCCTATACCGGCGGCACCATCTACGCCCACGGCAAGCTGATTGCCGACACCTATGCATCCTCCCTGTCATCTCCGCTGGTATTCGAAGATGGCGTCTTCACCGTTCAGAGCCGCGCAGGTACCGGCGGTGTCCTGTTCCCCATGGAGGTCAATCCGATGACCCACGTTTCGTGGTACGGCGCCGTGGCCTTCTGCAATTGGCGCAGTGAGATCGACCAGCTCAATCCCGCCTATGACTTCACGACCTGGACCCGGTTTTCGCCCGTGCGCAATGGCTATCGCCTGCCCACCGAGGCCGAATGGGAGCGGGCCGCCGCGTGGGACGGCACACAGCACTGGCGCTTTGGCAATTCAAGCGATACGCTGGCAACGAACCAGGCGAACTACTGGGATAACAGCAACGACTCCAACCCCCTCGGCCTGTCGGACTATCCCCAGACGTCGCCCGTGGCGTGGTACGACGGAGTGAATGTCAGTCCGCACACGGGCGTTCAGACCGAAAACAGCGTAAGCCCCGTGGGTTGTTATGACATGTCCGGCAACGTTTGGGAGTGGTGCGAAGACTGGTTCAGCGAAACCTACTACGCGGAAAGCCCCCTCTCGAACCCGGCGGGGCCGGCTACGGGTACATATAAGTCGCAGCGGGGTGGTTCCTGGGACACGTTCAGCGACATGTCCCGCACGGCGGGGCGTCTGGGCAACAGTCTCCCCCAGGCGACCTCCTATGGTTACGGCTTCCGCGTCGCCCGCACCCCTTGA
- a CDS encoding 6-phosphofructokinase: MSLPEGKALVAQGGGPTAVINQSVVGAVLEARKSPRVTHVYGALHGVNGIVNENFIDLTEATTANLEAVGNTPSSGLLSTRDKPDAAYCQRIFETCKLHNIRWFMYCGGNDSADTCRIVSEESQKAGYDMQVIHVPKTIDNDLLVTDHCPGYGSAGRYVAQAFAGANLDNRALPGVYLGVVMGRHAGFLTAAACMAQKYSDDGPHLIYLPERPLSKKQFVDDIKKVYEKYGRCIVAVSEGVVDAKGKAIAEQFTGGEKDAHGNVQLSGTGALGDLLSSWVKEGTGISRVRADTLGYIQRSFVGCVSESDAREAREVGEKAAQYAIWHNQSGSVAMRRVGNYAIEYFLTPLSTVARKSREMPANYINKAGNHVTDAFRAYVAPLVGDLPNFEHFDAPKVAKIAGKGKKK; this comes from the coding sequence ATGTCTCTGCCTGAAGGAAAGGCCCTCGTTGCCCAGGGTGGCGGACCTACCGCCGTTATCAACCAAAGCGTCGTCGGCGCCGTGCTTGAAGCCCGGAAATCGCCCCGCGTAACCCACGTCTACGGCGCGCTCCACGGCGTGAACGGCATCGTCAACGAGAACTTCATCGACCTGACCGAAGCCACCACCGCCAATCTCGAAGCCGTGGGCAACACCCCCTCTTCCGGCCTGCTGTCCACACGCGACAAACCCGACGCGGCCTATTGCCAGCGTATCTTTGAGACCTGCAAGCTCCACAACATCCGCTGGTTCATGTACTGCGGCGGCAACGACAGCGCGGATACCTGCCGCATCGTCAGCGAAGAGTCCCAGAAGGCGGGCTACGACATGCAGGTCATCCACGTCCCCAAGACGATTGACAACGACCTCCTCGTCACCGATCACTGTCCCGGCTACGGCTCGGCCGGTCGCTATGTGGCCCAGGCCTTCGCCGGCGCCAACCTCGACAACCGCGCGCTGCCCGGCGTTTACCTTGGCGTCGTCATGGGCCGCCATGCGGGCTTCCTCACGGCGGCCGCCTGCATGGCCCAGAAGTACAGTGATGACGGCCCCCACCTCATCTATCTCCCCGAGCGTCCCCTGAGCAAGAAGCAGTTCGTGGACGACATCAAGAAAGTCTACGAGAAGTACGGCCGCTGTATTGTGGCCGTTTCCGAGGGCGTCGTCGATGCCAAGGGCAAGGCCATCGCCGAGCAGTTCACCGGCGGCGAGAAAGACGCCCACGGCAACGTCCAGCTTTCCGGCACGGGCGCGCTCGGTGACTTGCTCAGCTCCTGGGTGAAAGAGGGCACGGGCATTTCCCGCGTGCGCGCGGATACGCTCGGCTACATCCAGCGCAGCTTCGTGGGCTGCGTCAGCGAGAGCGATGCGCGCGAGGCCCGCGAAGTCGGCGAAAAGGCCGCCCAGTACGCGATCTGGCACAACCAGAGCGGCTCCGTGGCCATGCGCCGCGTCGGTAATTACGCCATCGAGTATTTCCTCACGCCGCTGAGCACGGTGGCCCGCAAGAGCCGTGAGATGCCGGCGAATTACATCAACAAGGCCGGGAACCACGTGACCGACGCTTTCCGCGCCTATGTCGCCCCGCTGGTCGGCGACCTGCCCAACTTTGAGCACTTTGATGCGCCGAAGGTGGCCAAAATCGCCGGCAAAGGCAAGAAGAAATAG
- a CDS encoding addiction module protein, translating into MLIARVRSEPDSEIVQLWAIEAQRRLDEFEQGLTDGMPEEEVFRQVRESLR; encoded by the coding sequence ATGCTCATCGCCCGTGTAAGAAGCGAGCCCGATTCTGAAATTGTTCAGCTTTGGGCCATCGAGGCCCAACGACGGCTGGACGAGTTCGAACAAGGGCTAACCGATGGCATGCCCGAAGAAGAAGTTTTCCGGCAAGTGCGCGAATCACTTCGGTGA
- the murB gene encoding UDP-N-acetylmuramate dehydrogenase, which translates to MKTPPFDFARLDYPLAPCTLYNIGGPARVALLPRDEHEVELAFRWMQSQPGKKLILGGGSNVLINDAGFDGIVLFTTELRRMEQVGEHKYYVGSGRDLDDLVQNVMLVHNYDGVGGFTGIPGSVGGAIYMNAGTVKGSTCQWMASVEVMKPSGLVTVPMSPELYGYRGQTFCAPGDVILGGTFAFTPAEADQRAIYAHYKQRRLEKQPQGYCCGSVFKNPEGGHAGALIEACGLKGTRQGGAVISPMHANFIMNENHARFQDVLDLIALAKGKVAETHGVVLEEEVRIIS; encoded by the coding sequence ATGAAAACCCCACCCTTTGATTTTGCTCGTCTTGATTATCCCCTTGCGCCTTGCACCCTGTATAACATCGGGGGGCCGGCGCGGGTTGCGTTGTTGCCTCGCGATGAACACGAGGTGGAACTGGCTTTTCGCTGGATGCAGTCGCAGCCGGGGAAGAAGCTGATCCTGGGCGGCGGCTCGAACGTGTTGATTAACGACGCGGGCTTTGATGGCATCGTGTTGTTTACGACGGAGTTGCGCCGGATGGAGCAGGTGGGGGAGCACAAGTATTATGTAGGCTCGGGCCGCGATCTGGATGATCTGGTGCAGAACGTGATGCTGGTCCACAATTACGATGGCGTGGGCGGGTTCACGGGGATTCCGGGCTCGGTGGGGGGCGCGATCTATATGAACGCGGGCACGGTGAAGGGGAGCACGTGCCAGTGGATGGCGTCGGTGGAGGTGATGAAGCCGTCGGGGCTGGTGACGGTGCCCATGTCGCCGGAGCTGTATGGCTATCGCGGCCAGACCTTTTGCGCGCCGGGGGATGTGATCCTCGGCGGGACCTTTGCGTTTACCCCGGCGGAGGCGGATCAGCGGGCGATTTACGCCCACTACAAGCAGCGCCGGCTGGAGAAGCAGCCCCAAGGCTATTGCTGCGGGAGCGTGTTCAAAAATCCCGAGGGGGGCCATGCGGGGGCCTTGATCGAGGCCTGCGGCCTGAAGGGTACGCGCCAGGGCGGGGCGGTCATCAGCCCGATGCATGCGAATTTCATCATGAACGAGAACCACGCGCGCTTTCAGGATGTGCTGGATCTGATCGCGCTGGCGAAGGGTAAGGTGGCGGAGACTCACGGGGTGGTGCTGGAGGAAGAGGTGCGCATCATCTCCTGA
- a CDS encoding IS1380 family transposase: MEFQGLGKRKVVASFDGGHLSSDGGVLLLRELDSRLNIIDRLAACFTDHRDAELVEHTLPTLLRQRVFGLALGYEDLNDHDRLRLDPLIALASGREDLEGKERLHEADHGKPLASPSTLNRLELTPEDANASSRYKKLVYHPERIEALMVEFFLESFKTPPDELILDFDATDDPLHGNQEGRFFHGYYGHYCYLPLYVTCGDELLVAKLRRSNIDACDGTVPELERLVTAIRAKFPRTRIIMRGDSGFCREEIMAWCEMNNVYYLLGLAKNARLIRFLEPALFKAALRHRLTGVACREYVCFDYQTLNSWNRARRVVGKAEQLSGKTNPRFIVTNLPEDYATPDALYEKHYCARGDMENRIKEQQLDLFADRTSTHTMRANQLRLWFSSMAYILMNRMRATTLAATEMASATCGTIRLKLFKIAVSLKVSVRRIVLQMPDACPFQEIFVKAWEALQARPRAA; this comes from the coding sequence ATGGAATTCCAAGGTCTTGGAAAGCGCAAGGTGGTGGCTTCCTTCGATGGCGGTCACCTTTCTTCTGATGGCGGTGTGCTTCTGCTTCGGGAGCTGGATTCCCGCTTGAACATCATCGACCGCCTCGCGGCCTGTTTCACGGATCATCGGGACGCCGAACTCGTTGAGCACACACTCCCGACACTGCTCAGGCAGCGGGTCTTCGGTCTCGCACTGGGCTATGAAGACTTGAATGATCACGACCGTCTTCGGCTTGACCCCTTGATTGCCCTGGCGTCGGGTCGGGAGGACCTTGAAGGTAAGGAACGCCTGCACGAAGCCGATCACGGCAAGCCGCTGGCCTCTCCCAGTACACTCAATCGTCTCGAGCTTACACCGGAAGACGCGAATGCGAGTTCGCGCTACAAGAAGCTTGTGTATCACCCGGAGCGTATCGAGGCGCTGATGGTGGAATTCTTCCTGGAATCCTTCAAGACACCGCCGGACGAGCTCATTCTGGACTTCGATGCGACGGACGACCCGCTTCACGGCAATCAGGAAGGCCGGTTCTTCCATGGTTACTATGGGCACTACTGCTACCTTCCGCTCTACGTGACCTGCGGCGACGAGCTGCTGGTGGCCAAGTTGCGCCGCTCCAACATCGACGCCTGCGACGGGACCGTGCCGGAACTGGAACGACTGGTGACGGCCATTCGCGCGAAGTTTCCCCGCACGCGCATCATCATGCGCGGCGATTCGGGCTTCTGCCGCGAGGAAATCATGGCATGGTGCGAGATGAACAACGTCTACTATCTGCTGGGACTGGCCAAAAACGCGCGGCTCATCAGATTCCTGGAGCCGGCCTTGTTCAAAGCCGCTTTGCGCCACCGCCTGACCGGCGTGGCCTGCCGTGAGTACGTCTGCTTCGACTATCAGACCCTGAATTCCTGGAATCGTGCCCGACGCGTTGTTGGCAAGGCCGAACAGTTGTCCGGCAAAACCAATCCCCGCTTCATCGTCACCAACCTGCCCGAAGACTATGCAACGCCCGACGCCCTCTACGAGAAGCACTACTGTGCCCGTGGCGATATGGAGAACCGGATTAAGGAACAACAGCTCGACCTGTTCGCCGACCGCACCAGCACCCACACCATGCGGGCCAATCAACTGCGCCTGTGGTTCTCCAGCATGGCCTACATCCTCATGAACCGAATGCGCGCCACCACGCTGGCCGCGACGGAAATGGCCAGCGCGACTTGCGGAACCATTCGTCTCAAGCTATTCAAAATAGCCGTAAGTCTCAAGGTGAGCGTGCGACGCATCGTCCTTCAGATGCCCGACGCCTGCCCCTTCCAGGAGATCTTCGTCAAGGCGTGGGAAGCCCTTCAGGCACGGCCTCGCGCGGCATAG
- a CDS encoding PAS domain S-box protein has translation MLAAVRYLLVMLYGVLSYKEVAPFGPIPFGLLCASFLAHNAFVHFVHFRGRKTQYLGHTNLMIHVAQATLLVTLTGAEKSPFCILYFFLLLAQVLYAPHFRRTYAVMILCAAAFTLAVFVRWTVWGHAPALLPLCVTYFGLFMCYELIRSLANLLYTIELGLQIRAQELASSKATLRTILDSADGPIVVYDDNEFISEANESACAFLQCPRESLLGTRFRQFFFDDGTLPGKLATLKARGEYQGEVIAVLPEGDELNVTISVRSYMREGRRFFVALLHDITEQKHLQEATRNANIQLAKINWELQQVDTLRNEFFSTISQRLRSPLSAILGYTDLLLNEELGELNAPQRKALQTCRRSVSRVFSLVDEAFEVQTPKQLTNQLTVDPPQAEQLTARTDTATNDVAE, from the coding sequence GTGCTGGCTGCGGTTCGCTACCTGCTGGTCATGCTCTACGGTGTACTGAGCTACAAGGAAGTCGCACCCTTCGGCCCCATTCCCTTCGGCCTGCTGTGCGCCTCCTTTCTCGCCCACAACGCCTTTGTGCACTTTGTTCACTTCCGCGGCCGAAAGACCCAGTATCTCGGCCATACCAACCTGATGATACATGTGGCCCAGGCGACCCTGCTCGTCACCCTGACCGGCGCCGAGAAGAGCCCCTTCTGTATCCTCTATTTCTTTCTGCTCCTGGCCCAGGTGCTTTACGCCCCCCACTTCCGCCGGACCTATGCCGTGATGATTCTCTGCGCCGCGGCCTTTACGCTTGCGGTGTTCGTCCGCTGGACGGTGTGGGGACACGCCCCCGCGCTGCTGCCCCTGTGCGTCACCTACTTCGGACTCTTCATGTGCTACGAGCTCATCCGCTCCCTGGCGAACCTGCTCTATACCATCGAGCTTGGCCTCCAGATACGCGCCCAGGAACTCGCCTCCTCCAAGGCAACCCTGCGCACCATACTCGATTCCGCCGACGGCCCCATCGTCGTCTACGACGACAACGAGTTCATCTCCGAGGCCAACGAAAGCGCCTGCGCCTTTCTTCAATGCCCCCGCGAGTCCCTTCTCGGCACCCGCTTCCGCCAGTTCTTCTTCGACGACGGCACCCTGCCCGGCAAGCTGGCCACGTTAAAGGCCCGGGGCGAGTATCAGGGCGAAGTGATCGCCGTATTGCCCGAAGGCGACGAACTCAATGTGACCATCTCGGTACGCTCCTACATGCGCGAGGGCCGTCGCTTTTTCGTGGCCCTGCTCCACGATATCACCGAGCAGAAACACCTCCAGGAGGCGACCCGCAACGCAAACATCCAGCTCGCCAAGATCAACTGGGAATTGCAGCAGGTGGACACCCTGCGCAACGAGTTCTTCAGCACGATATCCCAGCGGCTCCGATCGCCCCTCTCCGCGATCCTGGGGTATACCGATTTGCTGCTCAACGAGGAGCTCGGCGAACTGAACGCGCCCCAGCGAAAAGCCCTGCAAACCTGCCGCCGCAGCGTCTCCCGCGTTTTTAGCCTGGTGGATGAAGCCTTCGAGGTGCAGACACCTAAGCAATTGACAAATCAGTTGACAGTAGATCCGCCGCAGGCGGAACAGTTGACAGCGAGAACGGACACTGCAACAAACGACGTCGCTGAATGA